The Streptomyces achromogenes genome window below encodes:
- a CDS encoding NAD-dependent epimerase/dehydratase family protein produces MRVLLTGHQGYLGTVMAPVLAAAGHEVVGLDAGLFADCVLGPMPADPPGHRVDLRDVTAEHVAGVDAVIHLAALSNDPLGSLAPDLTYDINHHASVRLARLAREAGVGRFLYASTCSVYGAAGGDDLVAEDAPLRPVTPYAESKVRVEDDLHALADGDFSPVYMRNATAFGYSPRLRADIVLNNLVGHALLSGEVLVLSDGTPWRPLVHAADIARAFAAALAAPREAVHDRAFNIGSESNNVTVAEIAGQVAEAVSGAEVVITGENGADPRSYRVDFSRFRTAIPGFDCEWSVKRGALELADAYRAHGLTREAFEQRFTRLAVLRAASDAGAVDDTLRWRR; encoded by the coding sequence ATGCGCGTACTGCTGACCGGACACCAGGGCTATCTGGGAACCGTGATGGCCCCCGTGCTCGCCGCCGCCGGCCACGAGGTCGTCGGTCTGGACGCCGGGCTGTTCGCCGACTGCGTCCTCGGTCCGATGCCCGCCGACCCGCCGGGGCACCGGGTGGACCTGCGCGACGTCACGGCCGAGCACGTGGCCGGGGTGGACGCCGTGATCCACCTGGCCGCGCTGTCCAACGACCCGCTGGGATCGCTGGCGCCGGACCTCACCTACGACATCAACCACCACGCCTCCGTGCGGCTGGCCCGGCTGGCCCGCGAGGCCGGGGTGGGGCGCTTCCTGTACGCGTCGACCTGCTCGGTGTACGGCGCCGCCGGCGGCGACGACCTGGTCGCCGAGGACGCCCCGCTGCGCCCGGTGACCCCGTACGCGGAGTCCAAGGTGCGGGTGGAGGACGACCTGCACGCGCTCGCCGACGGCGACTTCAGCCCGGTGTACATGCGCAACGCCACCGCTTTCGGCTACTCGCCGCGGCTGCGCGCCGACATCGTGCTGAACAACCTGGTGGGTCACGCGCTCCTGTCCGGCGAGGTGCTCGTGCTCTCCGACGGCACGCCCTGGCGGCCGCTGGTGCACGCCGCCGACATCGCCCGCGCCTTCGCGGCCGCGCTGGCCGCGCCGCGCGAGGCGGTGCACGACCGGGCGTTCAACATCGGCAGCGAGTCCAACAACGTCACGGTCGCCGAGATCGCCGGGCAGGTCGCCGAGGCGGTGTCCGGCGCCGAGGTGGTCATCACCGGGGAGAACGGCGCCGATCCGCGGTCGTACCGGGTGGACTTCTCCCGGTTCCGCACTGCGATCCCCGGCTTCGACTGCGAGTGGTCGGTGAAGCGGGGCGCGCTCGAACTCGCCGACGCCTACCGCGCGCACGGGCTGACCCGGGAGGCCTTCGAGCAGCGCTTCACCCGGCTCGCCGTGCTGCGCGCGGCGTCCGACGCCGGCGCCGTCGACGACACCCTGCGGTGGCGCCGATGA
- a CDS encoding PIG-L deacetylase family protein: MIRLGAGRLDRVVAVGAHCDDIAIGAGGTLLTLCLARPGIRVDALVLSGGGGEREQEERAALAAFCPGADLRLTVLKLPDGRLPSHWGEAKDAVEELRAQTEPDLVLAPRTDDAHQDHRGLAKLVRTAFRDHLVLGYEIVKWDGDLGRPSGYQPLSAEVAEEKVRLLQEHYPSQRHRPWYDREAFLGLARIRGIECHARYAEAFAVTKLTLDLGE, encoded by the coding sequence GTGATCCGGCTCGGCGCGGGGCGCCTGGACCGGGTCGTCGCGGTGGGCGCGCACTGCGACGACATCGCCATCGGCGCCGGCGGCACCCTGCTGACGCTGTGCCTCGCGCGGCCGGGCATCCGCGTCGACGCGCTGGTGCTCTCCGGCGGCGGCGGTGAGCGCGAGCAGGAGGAGCGGGCCGCGCTCGCGGCCTTCTGCCCGGGTGCCGACCTGCGGCTGACCGTGCTCAAGCTGCCGGACGGCCGACTGCCGTCGCACTGGGGTGAGGCGAAGGACGCGGTGGAGGAGCTGCGTGCGCAGACCGAACCGGATCTCGTCCTCGCGCCGCGCACCGACGACGCGCACCAGGACCACCGAGGGCTGGCGAAACTGGTGCGCACCGCGTTCCGCGACCACCTCGTGCTCGGCTACGAGATCGTCAAGTGGGACGGCGATCTCGGCCGTCCGTCCGGGTACCAGCCGCTGTCCGCGGAGGTCGCCGAGGAGAAGGTGCGGCTGTTGCAGGAGCACTACCCCTCGCAGCGGCACCGGCCCTGGTACGACCGGGAGGCCTTCCTCGGGCTGGCCCGGATCCGCGGCATCGAATGCCACGCGCGCTACGCCGAGGCGTTCGCCGTCACCAAACTCACTCTCGACCTGGGGGAATGA
- a CDS encoding glucose-1-phosphate cytidylyltransferase, giving the protein MKVVLFCGGYGMRMRSGAADDVPKPMAMVGPRPLIWHVMRYYAHFGHTEFVLCLGYGAHHIKDFFLNYEETTSNDFVLRGGRTELLSTDISDWTITFAQTGIESPIGERLRRVRHHLDGDEMFLANYADVLTDAPLPEMIDNFARRDAGASMMVVPPQSSFHCVDLGEDGLVGGITAVSDMPLWENGGYFVLRQEVFDHIPEGGDLVADGCGQLAKRGRLVAHQHRGFWKPTDTVKERAALDEAYARGERPWAVWERDGARAGAGTGAV; this is encoded by the coding sequence ATGAAGGTCGTACTGTTCTGCGGCGGCTACGGGATGCGGATGCGCAGCGGCGCCGCGGACGACGTGCCCAAGCCGATGGCGATGGTCGGCCCGCGGCCGCTGATCTGGCACGTCATGCGCTACTACGCGCACTTCGGGCACACCGAGTTCGTCCTGTGCCTCGGGTACGGGGCCCACCACATCAAGGACTTCTTCCTCAACTACGAGGAGACGACGTCCAACGACTTCGTGCTGAGAGGCGGGCGGACGGAGCTGTTGTCCACCGACATCTCGGACTGGACGATCACGTTCGCGCAGACCGGCATCGAGTCGCCGATCGGGGAGCGTCTGCGCCGGGTGCGGCACCACCTGGACGGCGACGAGATGTTCCTCGCCAACTACGCCGACGTGCTGACCGACGCCCCGCTGCCGGAGATGATCGACAACTTCGCCCGGCGCGACGCCGGTGCGTCGATGATGGTGGTGCCGCCGCAGTCCTCGTTCCACTGCGTGGATCTGGGCGAGGACGGCCTGGTGGGGGGTATCACCGCGGTGAGCGACATGCCGCTGTGGGAGAACGGCGGCTACTTCGTGCTCCGGCAGGAGGTCTTCGACCACATCCCGGAGGGCGGTGACCTGGTGGCCGACGGGTGCGGACAACTGGCCAAGCGCGGGCGGCTGGTCGCGCACCAGCACCGCGGCTTCTGGAAGCCGACCGACACGGTGAAGGAGCGGGCCGCGCTCGACGAGGCGTACGCCCGGGGCGAGCGCCCGTGGGCCGTGTGGGAGCGGGACGGCGCCCGCGCGGGTGCCGGGACGGGGGCCGTGTGA
- a CDS encoding class I SAM-dependent methyltransferase: MTRCRLCGSAALASVVDLGATPPCESFLAADRLDDPEPAYPLHLRVCTDCWLAQIPPLITPEETFKEYAYFSSFSTSWVEHARSFVADAVERVGLGPDAFVVEVASNDGYLLRHVVDRGIRCLGVEPSVNVGAAARDAGVPTLTEFLSPDTGSAVRAEHGPADLVVANNVYAHIPDVVGFTQGLRALVADDGWVSVEVQHLLTLIEENQYDTIYHEHFQYYTVASAIRALASGGLTLVDVELLPTHGGSIRLWARPAEVAGEPTARVAEVLDREKAAGLQELSGYTEFSARVAKVRRDLLRFLIEAAERGETVVGYGAPGKGNTLLNHCGIRPDLLAYTVDRNPYKHGRFTPGTRIPILAPEQIAVDRPDYVLVLPWNLRAELVEQLSFVHSWGGRLVFPIPELSIVEVTS, from the coding sequence ATGACACGATGCCGACTCTGCGGCTCGGCGGCGCTGGCGAGCGTCGTCGATCTGGGGGCGACCCCGCCGTGCGAGAGCTTTCTCGCCGCGGACCGACTGGACGATCCGGAACCGGCGTACCCGCTGCATCTGCGGGTCTGCACCGACTGCTGGCTCGCGCAGATCCCTCCGCTGATCACGCCGGAGGAGACGTTCAAGGAGTACGCGTACTTCTCCTCCTTCTCCACCTCGTGGGTGGAGCACGCGCGCTCGTTCGTCGCCGACGCCGTGGAGCGGGTGGGTCTGGGCCCCGACGCCTTCGTGGTCGAGGTCGCGAGCAACGACGGGTACCTGCTGAGGCACGTGGTGGACCGGGGGATCCGCTGCCTCGGCGTCGAGCCGTCGGTGAACGTCGGCGCGGCTGCACGGGACGCGGGCGTGCCCACGCTCACGGAGTTCCTGAGCCCGGACACCGGCTCGGCCGTCCGCGCCGAGCACGGCCCGGCGGACCTGGTCGTGGCCAACAACGTGTACGCGCACATCCCGGACGTGGTCGGGTTCACCCAGGGGCTGCGCGCCCTGGTCGCCGACGACGGCTGGGTCTCCGTCGAGGTGCAGCACCTGCTGACCCTGATCGAGGAGAACCAGTACGACACGATCTACCACGAGCACTTCCAGTACTACACGGTCGCGTCCGCGATCCGGGCGCTGGCGAGCGGCGGACTCACGCTGGTGGACGTCGAGTTGCTGCCGACGCACGGCGGCTCCATCCGGCTGTGGGCCCGGCCGGCCGAGGTGGCCGGCGAGCCGACCGCGCGGGTGGCCGAGGTGCTGGACCGGGAGAAGGCGGCCGGGCTGCAGGAGCTGTCCGGGTACACCGAGTTCTCCGCCCGGGTGGCCAAGGTGCGCCGGGATCTGCTGCGGTTCCTCATCGAGGCGGCCGAGCGCGGCGAGACGGTCGTCGGCTACGGCGCGCCGGGCAAGGGCAACACCCTGCTCAACCACTGCGGCATCCGGCCCGACCTGCTGGCTTACACGGTCGACCGCAACCCCTACAAGCACGGCAGGTTCACCCCGGGCACCCGCATCCCGATCCTGGCGCCCGAGCAGATCGCCGTGGACCGGCCGGACTACGTCCTGGTCCTGCCGTGGAACCTGCGGGCCGAGCTGGTCGAGCAGTTGTCGTTCGTGCATTCCTGGGGCGGCCGACTGGTCTTTCCCATACCGGAACTGAGCATCGTCGAGGTCACGTCATGA